One genomic window of Parus major isolate Abel chromosome 11, Parus_major1.1, whole genome shotgun sequence includes the following:
- the LOC107209707 gene encoding uncharacterized protein LOC107209707 isoform X1, which yields MVTMRLLRSMELWQANTFLPLLLLTWLPVGAVSQQVQPGTTVQFEICLENLTVQVKWCKPECLEGENQTNTVILGENCLNFTSSSLCTAHTGICACKVFITRPNLTDTGNSTQTAVHSCGCAEPLTDVTGKVWTGLNLLLCILLGLAVGTLLYMPVIGFLLWQCTRNKTGELMSGEVAERNQVNMAAPMTGTEDLTYANLNFGKKETVPASSNVIYTEIKPSQQKQSAGDGSAASTEMDASSKEEGK from the exons ATGGTCACCATGAGGCTGTTGAGAAGCATGGAGCTCTGGCAGGCCAACACCTTtctgcccctgctgctcctcacctggcTACCAGTTG gaGCAGTCAGTCAGCAGGTACAGCCAGGCACCACTGTGCAGTTTGAGATTTGTTTGGAAAATCTCACGGTGCAGGTGAAGTGGTGCAAACCTGAATGTCTGGAGGGGGAGAATCAAACCAACACTGTGATTCTGGGAGAAAACTGTCTGAATTTCACCAGCTCAAGCCTGTGTACAGCCCACACAGGAATCTGTGCATGCAAGGTCTTCATCACAAGACCAAACTTGACAGACACTGGAAACAGCACACAAACAGCAGTTCACA gctgtggctgtgcagaaCCTCTGACTGATGTCACAGGGAAGGTCTGGACAG GACTCAACCTCCTCCTGTGCATCCTCCTTGGCTTAGCGGTCGGGACACTCCTTTACATGCCGGTAATTGGCTTCCTGCTGTGGCAGTGCACAAGGAACAAAACAG GAGAGCTCATGAGCGGGGAAGTGGCAGAGAGGAATCAGGTCAATATG gcagccCCAATGACAGGGACTGAGGACCTGACCTATGCCAACCTGAATTTTGGAAAGAAGGAGACAGTACCTGCCTCCTCCAATGTCATTTACACTGAGATCAAGCCATCACAACAGAAGCAGAGTGCTGGGgatggcagtgctgccagcacagagatGGATGCCTCCTCCAAGGAAGAGGGCAAGTGA
- the LOC107209707 gene encoding uncharacterized protein LOC107209707 isoform X2 produces the protein MVTMRLLRSMELWQANTFLPLLLLTWLPVGAVSQQVQPGTTVQFEICLENLTVQVKWCKPECLEGENQTNTVILGENCLNFTSSSLCTAHTGICACKVFITRPNLTDTGNSTQTAVHSCGCAEPLTDVTGKVWTGELMSGEVAERNQVNMAAPMTGTEDLTYANLNFGKKETVPASSNVIYTEIKPSQQKQSAGDGSAASTEMDASSKEEGK, from the exons ATGGTCACCATGAGGCTGTTGAGAAGCATGGAGCTCTGGCAGGCCAACACCTTtctgcccctgctgctcctcacctggcTACCAGTTG gaGCAGTCAGTCAGCAGGTACAGCCAGGCACCACTGTGCAGTTTGAGATTTGTTTGGAAAATCTCACGGTGCAGGTGAAGTGGTGCAAACCTGAATGTCTGGAGGGGGAGAATCAAACCAACACTGTGATTCTGGGAGAAAACTGTCTGAATTTCACCAGCTCAAGCCTGTGTACAGCCCACACAGGAATCTGTGCATGCAAGGTCTTCATCACAAGACCAAACTTGACAGACACTGGAAACAGCACACAAACAGCAGTTCACA gctgtggctgtgcagaaCCTCTGACTGATGTCACAGGGAAGGTCTGGACAG GAGAGCTCATGAGCGGGGAAGTGGCAGAGAGGAATCAGGTCAATATG gcagccCCAATGACAGGGACTGAGGACCTGACCTATGCCAACCTGAATTTTGGAAAGAAGGAGACAGTACCTGCCTCCTCCAATGTCATTTACACTGAGATCAAGCCATCACAACAGAAGCAGAGTGCTGGGgatggcagtgctgccagcacagagatGGATGCCTCCTCCAAGGAAGAGGGCAAGTGA